The following is a genomic window from Bacillota bacterium.
AAACCGTGGACTTTCAGATGAGCCAGATCGAAAAGCTGAACATCACCGAACTCTTGCGGCACGAAACCCTGTGCGCCAAGAAGCTGTCCACCTACATGAACCAGGTCCAGGACCCTCAGATCCGTTCGGTGCTAAGCCAGTACCACGATCTCTGCCGGCAGCACACAAACATGCTCAATAGCTTCATGCAACAGGCCGGAATGCAGCAACAAGCCGGAATGCAGCAGCCCGGAATGTACCACGCCGGTATGCCGGGCGGCGGACACATGGCTTAGGACCCAAAACCGATCCTAACCAAAATCGAGGAGGGATGAAGCATGCACCACCAACTGACCGACCGT
Proteins encoded in this region:
- a CDS encoding type I secretion C-terminal target domain-containing protein, giving the protein MDFQMSQIEKLNITELLRHETLCAKKLSTYMNQVQDPQIRSVLSQYHDLCRQHTNMLNSFMQQAGMQQQAGMQQPGMYHAGMPGGGHMA